In the genome of Augochlora pura isolate Apur16 chromosome 8, APUR_v2.2.1, whole genome shotgun sequence, one region contains:
- the Nmdar1 gene encoding glutamate ionotropic receptor NMDA type subunit 1 isoform X2 codes for MAKYEGALLFLLLIVLNDEIYNGQAEFQANNPTLFNIGAVLSNESRAHFEQKIKNLNLDSKYVRKGVSYTHTVIQMDSNPIKMALSVCNYLIAKRVYAVVVSHPLTGDLSPAAVSYTNGFYHIPVIGISSRDSAFSDKNIHVSFLRTVPPYSHQADVWVDLLKHFNYLKVIFIHSSDTDGRALLGRFQTTSQNLDADVEIKVQVDPIIEFEPGLENFTQQLIDMKLAQSRVCLLYASKTDADVIFRDAAALNMTGAGYVWIVTEQALDAPNAPEGLLGLKLINAEKEEAHIHDSLLVLVKALNEMNKTELITEPPKDCDDSGTIWETGKSLFGFIRKQVLPNGTTGNVAFDDNGDRIFAEYHIINIQEKGERVSVGKYFYPILNVGQNTTKMKLMVNESSITWPGRSRTKPEGYMIPTHLKVLTIEEKPFVYVREISETESCQPEEILCPHFNATEHESTKTYCCKGYCMDLLEKLSETINFTYSLALSPDGQFGSYMIKNISGGKKEWTGLIGELVNERADMIVAPLTINPERAEFIEFSKPFKYQGITILEKKPSRSSTLVSFLQPFSNTLWILVMVSVHVVALVLYLLDRFSPFGRFKLANTDGTEEDALNLSSAIWFAWGVLLNSGIGEGTPRSFSARVLGMVWAGFAMIIVASYTANLAAFLVLERPKTKLTGINDARLRNTMENLTCATVKGSAVDMYFRRQVELSNMYRTMEANNYDTAEEAIRDIKIGSRLEFEAAQDCELVTAGELFGRSGYGIGLQKGSLWADAVTLAILDFHESGFMESLDTHWILQGNIQQCEQLENTPNTLGLKNMAGVFIVVGVGIIGGIGLIIIEVAYKKHQIRKQKKMELARHAADKWRGAIEKRKTLRASIAAQRRIQSNGLNDPTTVSLAVDTVARSNLTPRSPGRAWPGDSDIRQRPIPRSDDIRLSPAAYTADVSHLIV; via the exons ATGGCGAAATACGAAGGAGCCTTATTATTCCTCCTCCTAATTGTTTTGAACGACGAAATCTACAATGGGCAAGCCGAGTTCCAGGCCAACAATCCCACCCTCTTCAACATCGGCGCTGTATTGTCGAACGAGAGCAGAGCCCATTTCGAGCAGAAAATCAAA AACTTAAACTTAGACTCGAAATACGTCCGGAAAGGAGTGTCCTACACGCACACAGTGATCCAGATGGACTCGaatccaattaaaatggcaCTGAGCGTGTGCAATTACTTGATCGCGAAGAGGGTGTACGCGGTGGTGGTCTCTCACCCCCTGACCGGAGACTTGTCGCCGGCAGCTGTATCCTACACGAACGGATTCTACCACATACCCGTTATCGGCATATCGTCGAGAGACTCGGCGTTCTCCGACAAA AACATTCATGTTTCTTTCCTGCGCACGGTACCGCCTTACTCGCATCAGGCAGACGTGTGGGTGGATCttctgaaacattttaattatttgaaggtGATCTTCATCCACAGCTCCGACACCGATGGCCGGGCTTTGCTCGGCCGGTTTCAGACCACCTCGCAAAACTTAGATGCAGATGTAGAGATTAAAGTTCAG GTGGACCCCATCATCGAGTTCGAACCAGGTCTGGAAAATTTCACACAACAGCTGATAGACATGAAATTGGCGCAATCCAGAGTGTGTTTGCTGTATGCGTC AAAAACCGATGCGGACGTGATCTTCCGTGACGCTGCAGCCCTGAACATGACCGGCGCAGGATATGTTTGGATCGTCACGGAGCAAGCCTTAGATGCGCCGAACGCACCGGAAGGTCTTCTCggcttgaaattaattaacgcggagaaagaggaagCTCACATCCACGATAGTCT GCTGGTACTGGTAAAAGCGTTGAACGAAATGAACAAAACAGAATTGATCACAGAGCCTCCAAAGGATTGCGACGATTCCGGCACCATTTGGGAAACTGGGAAAAGCCTGTTCGG ATTTATCCGTAAACAAGTATTGCCGAACGGTACTACCGGAAACGTAGCTTTCGACGACAATGGGGACCGGATATTCGCCGAGTATCATATCATCAATATTcaggaaaaaggagaaagagtgtccgttggaaaatatttctacccCATT TTAAACGTAGGACAGAATACCACCAAGATGAAGCTAATGGTGAACGAATCAAGCATAACTTGGCCTGGTCGGTCACGAACAAAGCCGGAAGGTTATATGATCCCCACGCATTTAAAAGTGCTCACGATCGAGGAGAAGCCGTTCGTCTATGTTCGCGAGATCTCAGAGACCGAATCCTGCCAACCAGAAGAGATTCTATGTCCTCATTTCAATGCCACTGAACACGAAA GTACGAAAACATACTGTTGCAAAGGCTACTGCATGGACTTGTTAGAAAAGCTATCGGAGACCATAAATTTCACTTACAGTTTGGCTCTGTCTCCTGATGGACAATTCGGCAGCTACATGATTAAGAATATCTCAG GCGGCAAGAAAGAGTGGACTGGACTTATAGGGGAACTAGTCAACGAAAGAGCTGACATGATCGTTGCTCCTTTAACCATCAATCCAGAACGCGCCGAATTCATCGAGTTCAGCAAGCCTTTTAAGTACCAGGGCATCACTATCCTCGAGAAAAAG CCTTCAAGATCGTCGACCCTGGTATCGTTTCTGCAACCATTCAGCAACACACTTTGGATACTGGTGATGGTGTCGGTGCACGTAGTGGCTCTAGTTCTGTACCTCCTCGACCGGTTCTCGCCCTTCGGGAGGTTCAAGCTAGCAAACACTGACGGTACCGAAGAGGATGCTCTCAACTTGTCCAGCGCAATCTGGTTCGCCTGGGGAGTCCTACTCAACAGTGGAATCGGAGAAG GAACTCCGAGAAGCTTCTCTGCGCGGGTATTGGGCATGGTTTGGGCAGGATTCGCGATGATTATCGTTGCCTCGTACACTGCCAACTTGGCTGCATTCTTGGTGCTGGAACGGCCGAAAACGAAATTAACTGGAATCAACGATGCTCGC CTGAGAAACACTATGGAGAATCTCACGTGTGCAACTGTGAAGGGCTCAGCAGTGGATATGTACTTCCGTCGACAGGTTGAACTGTCTAATATGTATCGCACCATGGAAGCAAATAATTACGACACTGCTGAGGAAGCCATCAGGGACATTAAAATTGG CTCTCGGTTGGAATTCGAGGCTGCCCAGGATTGTGAATTGGTCACTGCAGGAGAACTATTTGGACGGTCTGGCTACGGAATCGGCCTACAAAAGGGCTCTTTGTGGGCGGATGCTGTGACCCTGGCTATTCTAGACTTTCACGAAA GCGGTTTCATGGAGAGCCTCGATACGCATTGGATCCTCCAAGGGAACATACAGCAATGCGAGCAACTAGAGAACACTCCAAACACGCTGGGTCTTAAGAACATGGCCGGTGTGTTCATAGTGGTGGGTGTAGGGATCATCGGTGGTATCGGTTTGATCATCATTGAGGTGGCATACAAGAAACATCAAATCCGCAAACAGAAGAAAATGGAACTGGCGAGACACGCGGCGGACAAATGGAGAGGAGCAATCGAG AAACGGAAGACCCTGCGAGCCTCTATAGCAGCCCAACGAAGGATTCAAAGCAATGGCCTAAATGATCCTACGACTGTCAGCCTGGCGGTTGACACGGTAGCTAGATCTAACCTAACCCCACGGAGTCCTGGTCGGGCATGGCCAGGTGATAGTGACATTCGTCAGCGACCAATACCTCGGTCCGATGATATCAGACTGTCCCCTGCCGCCTACACGGCGGACGTTTCACACCTTATTGTGTGA
- the Nmdar1 gene encoding glutamate ionotropic receptor NMDA type subunit 1 isoform X1, with protein MAKYEGALLFLLLIVLNDEIYNGQAEFQANNPTLFNIGAVLSNESRAHFEQKIKNLNLDSKYVRKGVSYTHTVIQMDSNPIKMALSVCNYLIAKRVYAVVVSHPLTGDLSPAAVSYTNGFYHIPVIGISSRDSAFSDKNIHVSFLRTVPPYSHQADVWVDLLKHFNYLKVIFIHSSDTDGRALLGRFQTTSQNLDADVEIKVQVDPIIEFEPGLENFTQQLIDMKLAQSRVCLLYASKTDADVIFRDAAALNMTGAGYVWIVTEQALDAPNAPEGLLGLKLINAEKEEAHIHDSLLVLVKALNEMNKTELITEPPKDCDDSGTIWETGKSLFGFIRKQVLPNGTTGNVAFDDNGDRIFAEYHIINIQEKGERVSVGKYFYPILNVGQNTTKMKLMVNESSITWPGRSRTKPEGYMIPTHLKVLTIEEKPFVYVREISETESCQPEEILCPHFNATEHESTKTYCCKGYCMDLLEKLSETINFTYSLALSPDGQFGSYMIKNISGGKKEWTGLIGELVNERADMIVAPLTINPERAEFIEFSKPFKYQGITILEKKPSRSSTLVSFLQPFSNTLWILVMVSVHVVALVLYLLDRFSPFGRFKLANTDGTEEDALNLSSAIWFAWGVLLNSGIGEGTPRSFSARVLGMVWAGFAMIIVASYTANLAAFLVLERPKTKLTGINDARLRNTMENLTCATVKGSAVDMYFRRQVELSNMYRTMEANNYDTAEEAIRDIKIGKLMAFIWDSSRLEFEAAQDCELVTAGELFGRSGYGIGLQKGSLWADAVTLAILDFHESGFMESLDTHWILQGNIQQCEQLENTPNTLGLKNMAGVFIVVGVGIIGGIGLIIIEVAYKKHQIRKQKKMELARHAADKWRGAIEKRKTLRASIAAQRRIQSNGLNDPTTVSLAVDTVARSNLTPRSPGRAWPGDSDIRQRPIPRSDDIRLSPAAYTADVSHLIV; from the exons ATGGCGAAATACGAAGGAGCCTTATTATTCCTCCTCCTAATTGTTTTGAACGACGAAATCTACAATGGGCAAGCCGAGTTCCAGGCCAACAATCCCACCCTCTTCAACATCGGCGCTGTATTGTCGAACGAGAGCAGAGCCCATTTCGAGCAGAAAATCAAA AACTTAAACTTAGACTCGAAATACGTCCGGAAAGGAGTGTCCTACACGCACACAGTGATCCAGATGGACTCGaatccaattaaaatggcaCTGAGCGTGTGCAATTACTTGATCGCGAAGAGGGTGTACGCGGTGGTGGTCTCTCACCCCCTGACCGGAGACTTGTCGCCGGCAGCTGTATCCTACACGAACGGATTCTACCACATACCCGTTATCGGCATATCGTCGAGAGACTCGGCGTTCTCCGACAAA AACATTCATGTTTCTTTCCTGCGCACGGTACCGCCTTACTCGCATCAGGCAGACGTGTGGGTGGATCttctgaaacattttaattatttgaaggtGATCTTCATCCACAGCTCCGACACCGATGGCCGGGCTTTGCTCGGCCGGTTTCAGACCACCTCGCAAAACTTAGATGCAGATGTAGAGATTAAAGTTCAG GTGGACCCCATCATCGAGTTCGAACCAGGTCTGGAAAATTTCACACAACAGCTGATAGACATGAAATTGGCGCAATCCAGAGTGTGTTTGCTGTATGCGTC AAAAACCGATGCGGACGTGATCTTCCGTGACGCTGCAGCCCTGAACATGACCGGCGCAGGATATGTTTGGATCGTCACGGAGCAAGCCTTAGATGCGCCGAACGCACCGGAAGGTCTTCTCggcttgaaattaattaacgcggagaaagaggaagCTCACATCCACGATAGTCT GCTGGTACTGGTAAAAGCGTTGAACGAAATGAACAAAACAGAATTGATCACAGAGCCTCCAAAGGATTGCGACGATTCCGGCACCATTTGGGAAACTGGGAAAAGCCTGTTCGG ATTTATCCGTAAACAAGTATTGCCGAACGGTACTACCGGAAACGTAGCTTTCGACGACAATGGGGACCGGATATTCGCCGAGTATCATATCATCAATATTcaggaaaaaggagaaagagtgtccgttggaaaatatttctacccCATT TTAAACGTAGGACAGAATACCACCAAGATGAAGCTAATGGTGAACGAATCAAGCATAACTTGGCCTGGTCGGTCACGAACAAAGCCGGAAGGTTATATGATCCCCACGCATTTAAAAGTGCTCACGATCGAGGAGAAGCCGTTCGTCTATGTTCGCGAGATCTCAGAGACCGAATCCTGCCAACCAGAAGAGATTCTATGTCCTCATTTCAATGCCACTGAACACGAAA GTACGAAAACATACTGTTGCAAAGGCTACTGCATGGACTTGTTAGAAAAGCTATCGGAGACCATAAATTTCACTTACAGTTTGGCTCTGTCTCCTGATGGACAATTCGGCAGCTACATGATTAAGAATATCTCAG GCGGCAAGAAAGAGTGGACTGGACTTATAGGGGAACTAGTCAACGAAAGAGCTGACATGATCGTTGCTCCTTTAACCATCAATCCAGAACGCGCCGAATTCATCGAGTTCAGCAAGCCTTTTAAGTACCAGGGCATCACTATCCTCGAGAAAAAG CCTTCAAGATCGTCGACCCTGGTATCGTTTCTGCAACCATTCAGCAACACACTTTGGATACTGGTGATGGTGTCGGTGCACGTAGTGGCTCTAGTTCTGTACCTCCTCGACCGGTTCTCGCCCTTCGGGAGGTTCAAGCTAGCAAACACTGACGGTACCGAAGAGGATGCTCTCAACTTGTCCAGCGCAATCTGGTTCGCCTGGGGAGTCCTACTCAACAGTGGAATCGGAGAAG GAACTCCGAGAAGCTTCTCTGCGCGGGTATTGGGCATGGTTTGGGCAGGATTCGCGATGATTATCGTTGCCTCGTACACTGCCAACTTGGCTGCATTCTTGGTGCTGGAACGGCCGAAAACGAAATTAACTGGAATCAACGATGCTCGC CTGAGAAACACTATGGAGAATCTCACGTGTGCAACTGTGAAGGGCTCAGCAGTGGATATGTACTTCCGTCGACAGGTTGAACTGTCTAATATGTATCGCACCATGGAAGCAAATAATTACGACACTGCTGAGGAAGCCATCAGGGACATTAAAATTGG AAAACTCATGGCCTTTATCTGGGACAGCTCTCGGTTGGAATTCGAGGCTGCCCAGGATTGTGAATTGGTCACTGCAGGAGAACTATTTGGACGGTCTGGCTACGGAATCGGCCTACAAAAGGGCTCTTTGTGGGCGGATGCTGTGACCCTGGCTATTCTAGACTTTCACGAAA GCGGTTTCATGGAGAGCCTCGATACGCATTGGATCCTCCAAGGGAACATACAGCAATGCGAGCAACTAGAGAACACTCCAAACACGCTGGGTCTTAAGAACATGGCCGGTGTGTTCATAGTGGTGGGTGTAGGGATCATCGGTGGTATCGGTTTGATCATCATTGAGGTGGCATACAAGAAACATCAAATCCGCAAACAGAAGAAAATGGAACTGGCGAGACACGCGGCGGACAAATGGAGAGGAGCAATCGAG AAACGGAAGACCCTGCGAGCCTCTATAGCAGCCCAACGAAGGATTCAAAGCAATGGCCTAAATGATCCTACGACTGTCAGCCTGGCGGTTGACACGGTAGCTAGATCTAACCTAACCCCACGGAGTCCTGGTCGGGCATGGCCAGGTGATAGTGACATTCGTCAGCGACCAATACCTCGGTCCGATGATATCAGACTGTCCCCTGCCGCCTACACGGCGGACGTTTCACACCTTATTGTGTGA
- the Nmdar1 gene encoding glutamate ionotropic receptor NMDA type subunit 1 isoform X3, with amino-acid sequence MAKYEGALLFLLLIVLNDEIYNGQAEFQANNPTLFNIGAVLSNESRAHFEQKIKNLNLDSKYVRKGVSYTHTVIQMDSNPIKMALSVCNYLIAKRVYAVVVSHPLTGDLSPAAVSYTNGFYHIPVIGISSRDSAFSDKNIHVSFLRTVPPYSHQADVWVDLLKHFNYLKVIFIHSSDTDGRALLGRFQTTSQNLDADVEIKVQVDPIIEFEPGLENFTQQLIDMKLAQSRVCLLYASKTDADVIFRDAAALNMTGAGYVWIVTEQALDAPNAPEGLLGLKLINAEKEEAHIHDSLLVLVKALNEMNKTELITEPPKDCDDSGTIWETGKSLFGFIRKQVLPNGTTGNVAFDDNGDRIFAEYHIINIQEKGERVSVGKYFYPILNVGQNTTKMKLMVNESSITWPGRSRTKPEGYMIPTHLKVLTIEEKPFVYVREISETESCQPEEILCPHFNATEHESTKTYCCKGYCMDLLEKLSETINFTYSLALSPDGQFGSYMIKNISGGKKEWTGLIGELVNERADMIVAPLTINPERAEFIEFSKPFKYQGITILEKKPSRSSTLVSFLQPFSNTLWILVMVSVHVVALVLYLLDRFSPFGRFKLANTDGTEEDALNLSSAIWFAWGVLLNSGIGEGTPRSFSARVLGMVWAGFAMIIVASYTANLAAFLVLERPKTKLTGINDARLRNTMENLTCATVKGSAVDMYFRRQVELSNMYRTMEANNYDTAEEAIRDIKIGKLMAFIWDSSRLEFEAAQDCELVTAGELFGRSGYGIGLQKGSLWADAVTLAILDFHESGFMESLDTHWILQGNIQQCEQLENTPNTLGLKNMAGVFIVVGVGIIGGIGLIIIEVAYKKHQIRKQKKMELARHAADKWRGAIENCVFISKPQAAGRK; translated from the exons ATGGCGAAATACGAAGGAGCCTTATTATTCCTCCTCCTAATTGTTTTGAACGACGAAATCTACAATGGGCAAGCCGAGTTCCAGGCCAACAATCCCACCCTCTTCAACATCGGCGCTGTATTGTCGAACGAGAGCAGAGCCCATTTCGAGCAGAAAATCAAA AACTTAAACTTAGACTCGAAATACGTCCGGAAAGGAGTGTCCTACACGCACACAGTGATCCAGATGGACTCGaatccaattaaaatggcaCTGAGCGTGTGCAATTACTTGATCGCGAAGAGGGTGTACGCGGTGGTGGTCTCTCACCCCCTGACCGGAGACTTGTCGCCGGCAGCTGTATCCTACACGAACGGATTCTACCACATACCCGTTATCGGCATATCGTCGAGAGACTCGGCGTTCTCCGACAAA AACATTCATGTTTCTTTCCTGCGCACGGTACCGCCTTACTCGCATCAGGCAGACGTGTGGGTGGATCttctgaaacattttaattatttgaaggtGATCTTCATCCACAGCTCCGACACCGATGGCCGGGCTTTGCTCGGCCGGTTTCAGACCACCTCGCAAAACTTAGATGCAGATGTAGAGATTAAAGTTCAG GTGGACCCCATCATCGAGTTCGAACCAGGTCTGGAAAATTTCACACAACAGCTGATAGACATGAAATTGGCGCAATCCAGAGTGTGTTTGCTGTATGCGTC AAAAACCGATGCGGACGTGATCTTCCGTGACGCTGCAGCCCTGAACATGACCGGCGCAGGATATGTTTGGATCGTCACGGAGCAAGCCTTAGATGCGCCGAACGCACCGGAAGGTCTTCTCggcttgaaattaattaacgcggagaaagaggaagCTCACATCCACGATAGTCT GCTGGTACTGGTAAAAGCGTTGAACGAAATGAACAAAACAGAATTGATCACAGAGCCTCCAAAGGATTGCGACGATTCCGGCACCATTTGGGAAACTGGGAAAAGCCTGTTCGG ATTTATCCGTAAACAAGTATTGCCGAACGGTACTACCGGAAACGTAGCTTTCGACGACAATGGGGACCGGATATTCGCCGAGTATCATATCATCAATATTcaggaaaaaggagaaagagtgtccgttggaaaatatttctacccCATT TTAAACGTAGGACAGAATACCACCAAGATGAAGCTAATGGTGAACGAATCAAGCATAACTTGGCCTGGTCGGTCACGAACAAAGCCGGAAGGTTATATGATCCCCACGCATTTAAAAGTGCTCACGATCGAGGAGAAGCCGTTCGTCTATGTTCGCGAGATCTCAGAGACCGAATCCTGCCAACCAGAAGAGATTCTATGTCCTCATTTCAATGCCACTGAACACGAAA GTACGAAAACATACTGTTGCAAAGGCTACTGCATGGACTTGTTAGAAAAGCTATCGGAGACCATAAATTTCACTTACAGTTTGGCTCTGTCTCCTGATGGACAATTCGGCAGCTACATGATTAAGAATATCTCAG GCGGCAAGAAAGAGTGGACTGGACTTATAGGGGAACTAGTCAACGAAAGAGCTGACATGATCGTTGCTCCTTTAACCATCAATCCAGAACGCGCCGAATTCATCGAGTTCAGCAAGCCTTTTAAGTACCAGGGCATCACTATCCTCGAGAAAAAG CCTTCAAGATCGTCGACCCTGGTATCGTTTCTGCAACCATTCAGCAACACACTTTGGATACTGGTGATGGTGTCGGTGCACGTAGTGGCTCTAGTTCTGTACCTCCTCGACCGGTTCTCGCCCTTCGGGAGGTTCAAGCTAGCAAACACTGACGGTACCGAAGAGGATGCTCTCAACTTGTCCAGCGCAATCTGGTTCGCCTGGGGAGTCCTACTCAACAGTGGAATCGGAGAAG GAACTCCGAGAAGCTTCTCTGCGCGGGTATTGGGCATGGTTTGGGCAGGATTCGCGATGATTATCGTTGCCTCGTACACTGCCAACTTGGCTGCATTCTTGGTGCTGGAACGGCCGAAAACGAAATTAACTGGAATCAACGATGCTCGC CTGAGAAACACTATGGAGAATCTCACGTGTGCAACTGTGAAGGGCTCAGCAGTGGATATGTACTTCCGTCGACAGGTTGAACTGTCTAATATGTATCGCACCATGGAAGCAAATAATTACGACACTGCTGAGGAAGCCATCAGGGACATTAAAATTGG AAAACTCATGGCCTTTATCTGGGACAGCTCTCGGTTGGAATTCGAGGCTGCCCAGGATTGTGAATTGGTCACTGCAGGAGAACTATTTGGACGGTCTGGCTACGGAATCGGCCTACAAAAGGGCTCTTTGTGGGCGGATGCTGTGACCCTGGCTATTCTAGACTTTCACGAAA GCGGTTTCATGGAGAGCCTCGATACGCATTGGATCCTCCAAGGGAACATACAGCAATGCGAGCAACTAGAGAACACTCCAAACACGCTGGGTCTTAAGAACATGGCCGGTGTGTTCATAGTGGTGGGTGTAGGGATCATCGGTGGTATCGGTTTGATCATCATTGAGGTGGCATACAAGAAACATCAAATCCGCAAACAGAAGAAAATGGAACTGGCGAGACACGCGGCGGACAAATGGAGAGGAGCAATCGAG AATTGTGTGTTTATCAGTAAACCGCAGGCGGCTGGGAGGAAGTAG